In Sphaeramia orbicularis chromosome 3, fSphaOr1.1, whole genome shotgun sequence, a genomic segment contains:
- the tmem276b gene encoding transmembrane protein 178B has product MAAMKILTGTGLFLAFCALGLLAMAICTDYWYETDARRHRERCKNYANKRNDPGYIYISNHNLPLQMPPRRVERKGNGPDVSALIRVKRHFLAAASAMESHCSRQFNSTISGLWRKCHREGFDLETEDLIYKGIIQRCTPVKYHYSSSILPRNLPINITKTIRQDEWHALHLRRMTAGFVGMAVSIILFGWIIGVLGCCQQHDLMQYVAGLLFLMGGTCCIISLCTCVAGINFELSRYPRYMYGLPEDISHGYGWSMFCAWGGLGLTLLAGFLCTLAPSLSTPARTTTHKPRQENGTV; this is encoded by the exons ATGGCcgctatgaaaatattaacaggcACAGGGCTCTTCTTGGCTTTCTGTGCGCTGGGGCTGCTGGCCATGGCGATCTGCACCGACTACTGGTACGAGACGGACGCCAGGAGACACCGGGAGAGGTGTAAAAACTATGCCAACAAGAGGAACGACCCGGGTTACATCTACATTTCCAACCACAACCTCCCCCTCCAGATGCCTCCAAGACGCGTGGAGAGGAAAGGTAACGGCCCAGATGTGAGTGCTCTGATCCGGGTTAAACGCCACTTTCTGGCCGCAGCCTCAGCCATGGAGTCTCACTGCAGCCGCCAGTTCAACTCCACCATCTCCGGCCTGTGGAGGAAGTGTCACCGGGAAGGATTCGACCTGGAGACCGAGGACCTTATTTACAAAG GAATAATTCAAAGGTGTACGCCAGTCAAGTATCACTACTCCTCCTCCATTCTCCCAAGAAATTTACCCATCAACATCACAAAGACCATACGGCAGGACGAGTGGCATGCACTCC ATCTAAGAAGAATGACGGCTGGCTTTGTTGGCATGGCCGTGTCCATCATTCTTTTTGGCTGGATCATTGGAGTGCTGGGATGCTGCCAACAGCATGACCTCATGCAATATGTAGCTGGGCTACTCTTTCTCATGGGAG GAACATGCTGCATCATCTCCCTCTGCACATGCGTGGCAGGAATCAACTTTGAGTTGTCCCGCTACCCGCGCTACATGTACGGCCTCCCGGAGGACATTAGCCATGGTTATGGCTGGTCTATGTTTTGTGCCTGGGGGGGCCTCGGTCTCACATTGCTGGCTGGCTTCCTCTGTACCTTGGCCCCCTCCCTGAGCACACCTGCTCGCACAACAACCCACAAGCCAAGGCAAGAAAATGGAACCGTGTGA